The genomic window gaatcAGCcccagagaggggaggggaggagagcctGGCCAAGAGCAAGCGGCGGGGGTCCCAGGCCTTGTCTCTCCAAGGCAGCTGCTCAATGTGCAGCAGAAAGtgatggagaagaggaggaagtgggtgggtggtAATTGGGCAGGGAAATCGGGCCTCTGGGATCCAAAAGATTTCTGGGTGCTAAGGCAAAAGTTGGGCTTTATGCTCAAATTAGGCTTTAAAATGTAAAGAGATGCAGAGTACAAAATCTTGGTTTTTTGAAAGTGATTGTTAAATGGTTTTAAATGGTGTTGTCATAAGTGGCAGATGGACTGAACACTTTCAGTCAAAAGctcctttttcttaatttttaaatatacaaACATTAAGGGGAGGCTGTCAAAGATGTCAAGGGAGAGAAGAGACAGCGGTCAATGGATTTAGCTCGCTTGAACGTCCGCATACATGAGCTAATGTAACGGGCgctctctccctgcctctccaGGCCAAAGCAGAACTTCCCTTGTCAGGTGCAGGCTACATTTTTAGAGCAAAAGTTGTGTCCTAGGGAGCCCTCTGTAACACGTCCAAAGAAAGCCAGATAAGACAGGAGTGGCGAGGAGGACAATAAGAAATGGCAGGAGGGTGCTTGGAGGACAAGAGATGGGCAAGAGATGGCCAGATGGTCCGGACAGGGAGCTCAGCCGCAGACTCTGTGCTGGATTGGAAAGGCAGGAGAGGCCTTGTGGGCTGTGAAGCAGTTTGGGATTGCGTGGCCACAGTGGCCCTGGCAGctgctgtgggggaggagggtGTGGACCACAGGCTCTGATCCTGCTCTCTTCTTGGAGGAGCATTGGACAGCTGCTTCAGATGTTCGGCTGGTGAGGGTGAAAGGATGGCAGCAGCCACTTTCCCAGCTGTGTAGGACCTGTTGGTGTCAGGTCATCTAGATGGCAAAGTCTCCACATTGCTGTGGTGGACGTGAGAagctgcccagcccagccccatGCTCCCCGCGCCTGGCTTGCCATTTGCACCCAGGGAGGCCTTTCACGGGAGGAAATCTTGTCCCTTTTGCAGTTGGCGCTCTATGTGCTCTCGTTCCTGGAGCCGCGGGACCTGCTCCGGGCGGCGCAGACCTGTCGCTACTGGCGGATTTTGGCTGAGGACAACCTGTTGTGGCGGGAGAAGTGCCGCGATGCAGGTGAGGCTCAGCTCCTGCCCGGTGTTGCTTCCCGGCTGCCCTTGGGCCTCCTCCCTGTCACAGCCGCTTCTGCCTCCTGCAGGTATCGAGGAGCCCCTGAGTCTGCGCAAGCGCCGGCTGCTCAGCCCAGGCTTCATGTACAGCCCCTGGAAACTGGCCTTCCTGCGGCAGCACCGAATCGACATGAACTGGCGTGGCGGGGATGCCCGCCCCCCCAAGGTACCACTCTTGACCCCCACCATTGGGGTGACGTGGTGCGGGGTTTACGAACCTGGTCATGGGCTAAGACACTACTCTGGGATCTCCGGGGTGGCTGCACGATGGGGACCAAAGAGCAGGCTCTGGAGGAAGAGCAACTCAATGCCTGGGTGCCCAGCTGGGTCCCAGTCCCTGTCCTCTACCAGGCAGGGGCCAGGGCTCAGTGGTGGGCTGGGACAGACATGTGCCCCAAACTCTTGAGAGCCGCTGTTgctgctgagctaggtggaccaggcAAGCACCTTTGACTTCTGACAAAGAAGATCCAGAAGGTAGAATTATTCTGGCTATTCACAAATGcgggatggggggggagagacttggcTGCTCCTTGAATTGGGGCTGTCACTGTGGCTGAACCTCCAGCCCTTGCTGAATTTGAAGTCCGCCTGCTTGATGCCAGCTCCTGACCGCTGGGCCTGGTCTCAAGCCTTGGAGAACTCAAGGCCACTGGGCTGGGGGAGGAAGCTGCCCCTTCCCTCAACCGCAGAAAGGGGGTGCAGGGTGATGCCGGCTGGCCTGCTAATTCTCTCCCTGGACCAGGTTCTGAAGGGCCACGATGACCATGTCATCACCTGCCTCCAGTTTTGCGGCAACCGCATTGTGAGCGGCTCAGATGACAACACGCTCAAGGTGTGGTCGGCTGTCACCGGGGAGGTGAGCCTGGGAAATGGTGCTGTGGGCGGGGGTGGCTGTGGCTCCGCCTTCCTGGCTCTgagcatcttcctcctccttccgcaGTGCGTTCAGACCCTGGTGGGGCACACGGGGGGCGTCTGGTCTTCCCAGATGAGGGACAACATCGTCATCAGCGGCTCAACAGACCGCACCCTCAAGGTGTGGAACGCGGACACGGGCGAGTGTGTGCACACCCTCTACGGGCACACCTCCACCGTGCGCTGCATGCACCTCCACGGCAGCAGGTAGGTTGGGGGGGGAGTCGCTCCAGGGACCCCTCCTGTCCCTCCTGCCTGGGACTCAAGCTGCTTGTCTCTCCTCCCTGGCAGGGTGGTGAGTGGGTCCCGGGACGCCACCCTCCGCCTCTGGGACATTGAGACAGGGCAGTGCCTGCACGTGCTGATGGGCCACGTGGCCGCCGTCCGCTGCGTCCAGTACGACGGGCACAAGGTGGTGAGTGGCGCCTACGACTACACGGTCAAGGTCTGGGACCCCGAGACGGAGAGCTGCATCCATACCTTGCAAGGCCACACCAATCGCGTCTACTCCCTGCAGGTGAGGGACCCCGACcccttccctccccgccccccaagtcGCACAGCCCCTCACTCCTCCCACCCCTCTCTTGCGCAGTTTGATGGGACCCACATTGTGAGCGGCTCCCTGGACACCTCGATCCGCGTGTGGGACGCCGAGAGCGGCAACTGCCTGCACACGTTGATGGGGCACCAGTCCCTGACCAGCGGCATGGAGCTGCGCGACAACATCCTGGTCTCTGGCAACGCCGACTCCACGGTCAAGATCTGGGACATCAAGACGGGCCAGTGTCTGCAGACCTTGCAAGGTGGGTGCTGCGGGCAGCTGGCTGGGCTGCAGGGACCTGAAACTCCCCATCGGCCCTCACAAAGTCCTGGGGCCGGGGGGAGGCTTTTCTCCCTCTGGGCAGAGGCCTGCCACCAGGGGCGTCCTCCAGGAAGAGGCGGCTGGGCACTTGTGGCTGGGCATGGCAGCTGATGGCTGCCCCTCACTTTCTTTGCCCCCCTTCTGCAGGGCCCAGCAAGCACCAGAGTGCCGTCACCTGCCTCCAGTTCAGCTCCAAGTTTGTGGTGACCAGCTCAGACGACGGCACCGTCAAGCTGTGGGACCTCAAGACGGGCGAGTTTGTGCGCAACCTGGTGGCGCTGGAGAGTGGCGGCAGCGGGGGGGTGGTCTGGCGCATCCGGGCCTCCAACACAAAGCTGGTGTGTGCCGTGGGGAGCCGCAACGGGACCGAGGAGACCAAGCTGCTTGTTTTGGATTTTGACGTGGACCTGAAATGAGGAGGAGGGCTGGACTGGCAGGGGGGGCCTGCGGGACGGGCATCCCCCCCGGCGCGAGTGAGTGGTGCCTGGCCGCGCACCTTATTTATAGCTTGGCTGCAGGGCGCTGGGCGGCTGGCAGAGCGGCAGAGCACCCAAGTCTGCTTTTTGTACACACTAATAATATATCACTTTATTTCTGTACATGGCTTTCTCTGTGTCATGTGGGTtaagcctgggaggggggcggggGCTGTGCTGGGGAGGGGGCTCTGGGTGAGGGGGCAGGGCGCTGCCTTTGCCCCGTGCTGCTGTCCCCCTCCCAGCGCAGGAGGCTGACGGCGTGGACACGCTGCTGGAGGCACAGCTCAGGGGCCATCTTGGAAGGCAGGCTCAGGTGCAGGATGACGTGCTGGCTGCCCAGCGCCACAGGGACCTCGGGGACCCCCAGGTAGACGGGGCACAGGAACTTGTTGGCTGGGAGCTTGGGGGTGGTGCCAGCGGAGGCCATGTCCCAGGTCAGGCGGGCGGCCTGGATCCAGATGGTGGGCAGCGGGCAGGGCTCAGCCGTGCGGCTCTCCTGCAGCAGCCCAGTGTGGGCCTTCCAGAAGGCATGGCGCAGCTCCAGCCCGCTCAGATAGATGCCTTTCTCGGGGGCGCTGGTGGGGGGTGGCCCACTGGGAAGGACCTGGCAAAGGAAGGCAAAAGGGAAAGGGGGCGCTCAGGGACTGGGGCTGCTGGGCCTGCCCCTGTGCCCGCCCCCATGCCCGCCCGCCCCTCCCTACCTGCTGGTGCAGCTGGTAGCGGTGGAGCTCCTGCCTCTCGACGCGAGCCCTCTCTTGCAGCACGGCCAGGAGGAGGCGGCGGGGCTGGTGGAAGGCGGCCAGCTGGTAGTGGGCCACGAGGGGCCCGCTGATGGAGCCCAGGTAGCTGCACAGGAGCTGGGTCCGCTGCTTGAGCGCCTGCAGCCAGGCCGGGGGGGCCTGGGGGCCAGTGAGGGCGTAGGGCAGCCAGGGGCTGGGCAGGCGGCCCTGCTTCAGGTGGTAGAGGATGGTGCTGCAGCGGCGGGAggagcagggctccccctgcagGCGCTCCTGGGCGCAGCAGAGGTCGCGGCCCACCTGCTTCAGCAGGGCCAGGAGgatgcccgcctcctccagcaggAAGCGCTGCAGGGGGCGCGGCCGGGGGCGGGCCTGCCCTTGCGGGGGGCACCCCTTCCAGCCCACCTCCCAGCCGCACTCGCTCAGCTGCTCCTGCAGCTCCTGCACCAGCCGGATCCCGTCCCGCAGCAGCTGCTCCAGGGCACCTGTGTGCGGGCGGCAGGGGGCCCGGCGGGGCTGCCACAGGCCCTGGGAGGCCTGCAAGGCCACCAGCAAGGCCTGGCTCCGCTCCGCCAGCATCCGCTGCTGCAGCGCGCTGCACAGGCCGATCCCGGCAGGCTCCATGGGGCTGGGCAGCTGCTCGATGCCGGCCTGGGTGGCGGCGGCCGCCTCCTCATCCGTGTTCCCTACAGGGtgcaaggaaagggaggggggtcaGCAGAGCACCCAGCGCCCCCGCCGGCAGGCTCTTCCCTGCCCTCTTCAAAGGCATTAGCCAATTCATGAAGGGCCCCACAATGGCCACCCACTGCCGCCACAGCTGGAGGAAGCAAGGCTTCCAAATACCCCCTTGCCGGAAACCGCAGGCGGGGAGGGTGTTGCTCTGGGGCTTGAGtcccgcttgcgggtttcccgcagtgagaacaggatgctgggccggACCCAGCCGGCTCTTCTGATCTTCTCTCACCTGGGTTGGGGCAGCCGACGACTGTGGCCACGAGCTGCTGGAGTCTGGAGGCTggctgcaggggggaggcaggagccAAGCAGGCCTGGCACAGGCTCTGCACCACTTGGGCATCACCGCTGTCCAGGATGTGGCCCCCATAGAGCATGGTCCCTGCAGAGGCAGAAGAGCCAGCCGTGTTTCGGAGGGGGCCTTCAAGGCCTTGGCTCTTGCAGGCTGTCCCCTTGAATCCCTCACTCAGCCCTGTTTCCATACCGGCCAGCTCCTGCAGGGCTTCCTGGGCTCCGTCTGTTAGGCAGCTCAGCCTCTCCTGTGTTCTGAGCCCGGCCAACACTTCCCCGTGGCTCCTGCAAGGGCAGCACAATCTCAGGCGCAGGGCAGAGTCAGAGCAAAAGCCACACTCCTGGCTTGCCAGAGTGAGGACCGTcttggcccgggggggggggctgctcccAACTTTCTTAGGGTCCCAGCAGCTGAGAGGAAGAGCCcttggacagtggaacagaagACCTGGGCAGGGGACGGGCCTCTCCTTCACTGAAGGATTTTAAGCAGgagtctttagctgtgattcccgcattgcaggagcTTGGACTAAGGGACCCTTGGGGCGCCCCTACAATTCTGGTTCTGTGAAAGATTCTTGGGTAAACTTCATTTTGGGATCAGTGGGAAACAGGTTAAGAAACAGGAAGTAAGAATAAATTGGTGGTTCTCCCAATTGTGGGATGTACAAAGTATTCCAGTGTGGTAGCCATGAAAAAGGAAATTTGCATGCGAGGGATCAGTAGGAAAGGAATTGagaataaaactgccagtatcatCATGCCGTTTCAGGAATCTGGTGTGTGCCCACATTTGAAGGACGATATACAGTTCTGGGCACCTCCTCTCCCCTCAAAAAGgttattgcagagttggaaaagattcaggaggggccccctgagggggaaagggggcagcatttgggactttttagttcaaCAAGTGAGGGGCCACATGGCACACGGTAAGTGGAAAGGGGAAaaccttctccctcccccataaCCCTCAAACGCGTAgatgtccaatgaagctgaatgtcagaagattcagggcagatggaagaaagttcttcctgcagCACAGAGCCAGACGATGGCCCTTGCTCTCGCAGGAGGCAATGGCGGCCACCATCTCTAAAGAGGAGCCACAATGGcaatcctcttcctccaccactggggcagctgctggaaaccgcgcgaggggagagggctctggggCTCCTGTtctgcctctggttggccacgTGGGAACcggaggctgggctagatggcctGATCCAGGCGGCGGCTCTTACACCCTCTGTGCTGTGCAGGGCTGATgctgggacctgtgcttttaaactttttttgtgaGGGTTATGTGAGCAGTAAGGTTCCCAGATTTGCTGTTGATACGAAATTGTTCAGGGTGATTAAACTCCAGCGGGATTATGAGGAACTCCAAAGGGATCTGGTCAAAGGGGCTatcaaaatggcaaatgcaattcaaggcAAGGAAAAgtgatgtaaggtaaaggtaaagggaccccttaccattaggtccagttgcggacaactctggggttgtggcactcatcttgctttttatTGCAAATGCAATACAGCTCAAGGAAAAGTGATGTACTTTGGGGCAAAAGAAACCCCTAACTAGTGGGGTCTGGACTGCTGTGGCCAATGCAGGAATGAGCTCATGGGGTCCCTTCCTGCTCAGGACCTtcttggttggtcactgtgagaacagaaggctGACTAGATGGAGCccctctggcctgatccggcTGCTGCAGGACTCCTTAGGTTCAACCTACTTGGCAGCTGCCATGGGTGCGTCCCGGGTACCCTCCAGTTCACCTGCTCAGGGGAGCCCTGTTGAATTCTGTGAGGCACAGGTAAGGGGtcttcctccagctgctgccagaaAGGGCTGCAGGGAGAAAGCCCTCCGCCTTTCCCTGGCTGCCTGTCAGCTGGGAGATCCAAGCCCTCAtccgccactgctgctgctgcttcccactctgctccccccccccccgttgcagcCAGCAGCCCCCTCTGTGGCAACCACCCTGTGGGCAAGGACTGGCTTGTTAGCCCACACAGGCAGCTCCAAGAGAGGGGAAGAATGGGGAGCCCACAGGTGGCGCTTCAGGGTGCTTTCCAAGTAGCATAAAGCAGAGGAGGAGTTTCCAAGCTCCCATGAGATGTACTGGCAGGCCCTTTGCCTCGCTGCTGGACAGGGCAAGCGCCTCCTTCACTCACCACAGGTATGTCTCTGCCTGGGTCCACTGGGCATAGGTCTGCCTGTAGAGCAGGACCCCGTAGAGGGCGAGGAGGGGCAGCCGCTGCTCTGTGTCGAGGTTCTGGGTTCGCCCCTGCAGCCAGTAGTGGCTGCGTGCCAGGATGCCCTTCAGCTCCAGTGGCATATCGCAGAAGAGGGAGGTGGAACTGCGCTTCAGGAGTTCTGTTGGCACAGAAGAGAATCAACCACCACAGCAGAGGCCGGGAGGGACAGCAAGGGCAGCCGAGGCCATCAGAAGTTGCTCAGCTTCTGTTTCTCCGGCAGAGGCAGGCGGAAGGCCCTGTGGCAGAGCCAGCGGCACTGGGAGAGCCCAGGTGACAATGAGCAAGAGGGAGCGGGtccctgggagagagagagatgcaaagggGGCAGTGCGCCTCTTTCCCCAAGGGGTAGGCAGGGTGTGGAGAAGCCCCTCTGGCCGGGCCCCCCTGCGGcatcagcctccctccctcctccctggcctggTACCTGGCATGGAACGAGGGGCGTCGGCTGCAGTGATGAGCCACAGGCGGAACTTGGTGTGGATCTCAAGGCCTCCCCCTGGGACCTTGCCTGTGCAAGAAGAGGGCAAGGTGAGAGGGGCTTTGGCCGGGGGGAGGGAGACACCTCCCGCTGCTTCCATCCGCCTCACCTGAGGATTTCACCAACTGGTCCAGCAGCTGCAGCAAGTCGGGGTCCCAGTGCTCCTGGAGGTGGCAGTTGGTCAGGACCAGCCACTTGCCTCTCTTGCTGCAGATGGGCAGCGTCCGCCAAACCCGCTTGCAGGCATCTGGGGTGCCAAAGGAGATGACTGCCACACTTCCCTGCGGGGTGGGGCCTGGTTACTTGCTCTGTCCTCCCAGAGGGACCCACCTGAGACCTGCACCCACTGCCCCTTCCCCTCCTTGTGCCCGGCTCACCCCTCGTCCccgctgggtggccatctgctgGATCCAGAGGAGCGGGTGCATGAAGCAGCCTGGAGAGCTGGCCGAGGGCGTGTGGAAGATGATGGGCTTGTTGGCCCGGCTGTAGGAGTACGGGTAGGTGATGGCCATTTCCTCGGTGAGAGACCAGCCCAGCGAGCAGGTGGTGAGGGCCGAGACCACGCTGCTCATGGCAGAGGGACACAAGATGCGCCACAGGATGGCGCGCTGGAAAGGCCTGAGGTGGGCGTGGCTGGGACACAGGGCCAGCCCCACCATGGTGGAGCGCAGGCGGAAGTACTCCTGCCACTGGGCGGCCTGCCCAGCCAGGGAGGCCTGCAGCCCCTGGAACCCAGGAACGTTCTCCAGCAAGCCGCACTCCTCCCAGGCCTCCGCGCTCACCCAGCTGGGGCAAGGCCCCCCGGCCGGCGGCTGCAGGAGCTCCTTGGCCGCCGGCTCCTGCAGGCCCTGGCAGAAGGCCAGCCACTCCAGCGGGGTGATCTCCCCAGAGACCTTCAGCGTGGCCACGGCCCCCAGGAAGAGGTAGAGGAGGCGGTCCATCTCCCGCAGGCAGGGCACCGCCTCGGTGAGGCAGTGGCGGAGCATGGCCTTGCTGAGCTCCAGGAGGCGCGACTCCAGCGACTCCTGCTTGGTGGTCTCCTGGCGCTTGGTGGAGAGCAGCGCCTGGCGCACGCGGGCCATGCAGGCGCTGCTGGGGAAGCTGTAGGAGGGGTGGAGGCGGCAGACCTGCTGCAGGGCCAGGTGCAGGGCCACGCCCAGGCGGGGCACCATCCGGTACTTGTTGCACAGGGCCGCCTGGTCCTGGTGCTGGGAGACCATGTGCTGGTGGGTGGCGTGCAGGGCCTGGATCTGCGTCTGCAGCAGCCGCACCATCGGCATGAAGttctcctcctccagcagagAGCGCTGCGGCTGGGCAATCAGGGCCACCAGCTCCTCCTGCGGGGAAGGGCCACGGGGCTGGGCTGAGCGGCCTCTCCACGGCCGCCCCACCTCCCCACGCCAAGCCACAGgagcccctgcctccagctcctcctgtggGGAACGGCCACGGGGCTGGGCTGAGCGGCCTCTCCACGGCCGCCCCACCTCCCCACGCCAAGCCACAGgagcccctgcctccagctcctcctgtggGGAACGGCCACGGGGCTGGGCTGAGCAGCCTCTCCACGGCCGCCCCACCTCCCCACGCCAAGCCACAGgagcccctgcctccagctcctcctgtggGGAACGGCCACGGGGCTGGGCTGAGCGGCCTCTCCACGGCCGCCCCACCTCCCCACGCCAAGCCACAGgagcccctgcctccagctcctcctgtggGGAACGGCCACGGGGCTGGGCTGAGCAGCCTCTCCACAGCCACCCCACCGCCCCACGCCAAGCCACAGgagcccctgcctccagctcctcctgtggGGAACGGCCACGGGGCTGGGCTGAGCGGCCTCTCCACGGCCGCCCCACCTCCCCACGCCAAGCCACAGgagcccctgcctccagctcctcctgtggGGAACGGCCACGGGGCTGGGCTGAGCGGCCTCTCCACAGCCACCCCACCTCCCCACGCCAAGCCACAGgagcccctgcctccagctcctcctgtggGGAACAGCCACGGGGCTGGGCTGAGCAGCCTCTCCACAGCCACCCCACCGCCCCACGCCAAGCCACAGgagcccctgcctccagctcctcctgtggGGAACGGCCACGGGGCTGGGCTGAGCGGCCTCTCCACGGCCGCCCCACCTCCCCACGCCAAGCCACAGgagcccctgcctccagctcctcctgtggGGAACGGCCACGGGGCTGGGCTGAGCGGCCTCTCCACAGCCACCCCACCGCCCCACGCCAAGCCACAGGAGCCCCTGCCTCACCTCCGTGGCCTCCAGCTTCCCCTCCAGCTGCAGGATCCCAAACTGCAAGGCCTGCTGGTTCTTCAGGATCTCCTTCCGCTCGGTCCGCAGGAcctccaccagcagcagctcctccagCGCCTCCTGGCTGAGGCTGAGGTCAATCACGTTCAGGCTCTTGAGCAGCTCGTGGTCCACCTCTGCAAAGAGGAGCCAGGCGGGAGGCAGGGCCCAGCCGTCCCAGTCACCCGCCTGCCTGCCACTCTCCGCCGATGGCTGGCTGCGGGGTGGAGGCACCTTTGGCTCTTGTCCCCCACACTTTGGGGAACCCAAGGAGGTTGCTGCCGTGCTTTGACAGTGCAGCTTCCAATGCTGGGCGAGAGATCTGCTGACTCTAGCTTTGCTTCCACCCGCAGCAACTGGAAGTTTCCAAAGCCTCTCACCCTCTCTGAGAGGGGAGCTGAAGATGGCTCTCAGGGTGAGCAGCGAGTGGCTGAGCCGCCTCCACCCACCTCAGCTCCCTGGGGAGGGATTCCACAGATGAGAGCCAGGAGGGCACTTGGGCACCTCCCTTACCTGCAGCCAAAGCCTCCAGAGGCAGCTCAGTGCACAGGTAGAGGCAGAAGCAGGGGGGCACCTGCGCCAGGTCCTCCATTGACTTTGAGTGGAGGGCACCGCCAAACGATTCCTTCTGCATCAGCTCCTCAAGGACTGGGCACCAGGGGACGTTCTTTTCAAAGTCCGTCAGCAGCACAGGGGTGCCTGTGAGGAGGTGGGAGCCAAGCAGCACATTTGCCTGAGCTCCCGGAGGCGCTGGAGAAAGAGAACTGCGCCCTCCCAGGGGGCACCACCTTCCTCTGCTCACCAAGGCTGGCTGCTTTGCAGAGGTTCTGCTCCAGGTCTGGGTCTGTGAGCGACAGGACCTCCAGGTTGTCTTCCGCGATCTCTATGGAGCTGCCCTGCTCCACCATGTCTGGCACCAGGTCAGAGATGGCATAGACCTGAGAATCCGCTGTAAAGAGGGGTTGGATGAGAAGCTGCCCGCAGGCAAGGCCATGtgcctgacaccccccccccccgcacaccccACTCACCCTCTTCCATAGCTCTGGATGTCAGCAGCCAGAGAGAGGCCTGCTTGTCGGGGTCCACCAGCAGAGGCCAGCGGTGAGCCTGCGTGTGGGTGCTGGAGAGCAGGATCATGCCGACCAGGCGGCTGCTGGGGACCTTGGGCTTGTGGACTCGATCCCAGAGCCGCTGCTCTGGAGGAGAGCTGAGCAGGGACGCCAGATGCAGGGGCTGTTGCACAGCCAGCAGCAGATCGCTGTGGGAGGCTGGGCCAGGGCAGGGCAGCTCCTTCTGCAGGAGCCGCCTCACGTCGTCCGGCCCGAGGGGGCCCCAGGCCCCGGCACACACCGCCTGCCACTTCTCCAGCAGCTCCTCCCGCCGCTGCGGAGGGAATGGGCCCAGGTAGGAGAGGCTGGCTGCGGAGAGGAGGGCATCGCCATAGACAGTAGTGCGCTGGGATTCCAGGTTCTAGGAAGGAAAGCAGAGGCGCCAGAGGGCTGAGTCTGGGAGAACGGCACCCTCGCCTCGCAGGGCACCAGGGGGGGACAGGGACATGGGTGGACAGCCGCCCGCCCCTCTT from Podarcis raffonei isolate rPodRaf1 chromosome 4, rPodRaf1.pri, whole genome shotgun sequence includes these protein-coding regions:
- the LOC128412420 gene encoding F-box/WD repeat-containing protein 7-like; the protein is MKRKSESGPDGRAQSPGKKLCKGSERGRVLGPCVASPTATFGDLRNAKAGQARCRHVPPMTPPPELQDWLRTFQRWSGPEKLLALDELIDRCEPPQIKHMMQVIEPQFQRDFISLLPKELALYVLSFLEPRDLLRAAQTCRYWRILAEDNLLWREKCRDAGIEEPLSLRKRRLLSPGFMYSPWKLAFLRQHRIDMNWRGGDARPPKVLKGHDDHVITCLQFCGNRIVSGSDDNTLKVWSAVTGECVQTLVGHTGGVWSSQMRDNIVISGSTDRTLKVWNADTGECVHTLYGHTSTVRCMHLHGSRVVSGSRDATLRLWDIETGQCLHVLMGHVAAVRCVQYDGHKVVSGAYDYTVKVWDPETESCIHTLQGHTNRVYSLQFDGTHIVSGSLDTSIRVWDAESGNCLHTLMGHQSLTSGMELRDNILVSGNADSTVKIWDIKTGQCLQTLQGPSKHQSAVTCLQFSSKFVVTSSDDGTVKLWDLKTGEFVRNLVALESGGSGGVVWRIRASNTKLVCAVGSRNGTEETKLLVLDFDVDLK